A region from the Lentisphaera profundi genome encodes:
- the glgB gene encoding 1,4-alpha-glucan branching protein GlgB, which translates to MISPEQQRAICELNHENPHNYLGLHKIDEKWIVRNYEPFAEQVNISIDSKTYPSTRHESGFFITELDKEPKKNYKVQIKYPDSTLSKYDPYSFLPSLGELDIHLMHEGNHLELYKVLGSQSFRSNDIDGISFKVWAPEAQGVSLIGNFNGWNKAINPMRKLMGSNGIWEIFMPEMALGEYYKFAIKTKDGDIVEKQDPLGKFCELRPGTASVVWDNSEITWSDDKWMSQRANTDPLKAPLSIYEIHLGSWNHPELKRDGEFANYRDLAHTLGEYIKEMGYTHIELLPITEFPYDPSWGYQATGYFAPSSRFGTPADFAYFINHLHELEIGVLIDWVPAHFPTDRHALGKFDGSSLYEHDNPDEGYHPDWKTFIFNFGRTEVSNFLISSALYWLKEFHIDGLRVDAVASMLYRDYSRNEGEWRTNKDGGRENYEAIEFLQRLNTLAHETCPGTMVIAEESTAFPKVSRPTYDNGLGFTMKWNMGWMHDTLEYFSTEPVHRKHHQNQLTFSLVYAFNENFVLPLSHDEVVHGKGSLINKMPGDIWQKFANLRCLYAYMYAHPGKKIIFMGCELAQWSEWSEAKSLDWATLNNDNHKGMQEFSKSLNHIYKQENCFWENDFSHEGFEWVDAQDNEQSVLSFLRKNNAKESILCVMNLTPVPRDSYIIGVPTAGNYQILLNSDDGSFGGSNYSPNKSYHSSPITAHNNSNSICVDLPPYPYCT; encoded by the coding sequence ATGATTTCCCCTGAACAACAACGTGCCATCTGCGAATTAAACCACGAAAACCCACATAACTATCTAGGCCTTCATAAGATTGATGAAAAATGGATCGTACGTAATTACGAACCCTTTGCTGAACAAGTTAATATAAGTATCGATAGTAAAACCTACCCCAGCACACGGCATGAGAGTGGCTTCTTCATTACCGAATTAGATAAAGAACCTAAGAAGAATTACAAAGTACAAATCAAGTACCCGGACTCGACCTTAAGTAAATACGACCCCTACTCCTTCCTTCCCAGCCTAGGAGAACTAGACATCCACCTAATGCACGAAGGCAATCACCTTGAACTCTATAAAGTCCTCGGCAGTCAATCCTTTAGATCTAATGATATCGACGGCATAAGCTTCAAAGTCTGGGCACCAGAAGCGCAAGGAGTTTCACTAATCGGCAATTTCAATGGCTGGAACAAAGCTATAAATCCCATGAGAAAACTTATGGGGAGCAATGGAATCTGGGAAATATTCATGCCCGAAATGGCCCTAGGCGAATACTACAAATTTGCGATCAAAACCAAAGATGGTGATATAGTAGAAAAACAAGACCCCCTCGGCAAATTCTGCGAACTTCGCCCAGGCACGGCTAGCGTCGTCTGGGATAATAGTGAGATCACATGGTCTGATGACAAATGGATGTCACAACGAGCAAATACTGACCCACTAAAAGCACCTCTTTCAATTTATGAAATACACCTTGGCTCCTGGAATCACCCCGAACTTAAGCGCGATGGGGAATTTGCAAACTACAGAGACCTAGCGCATACTTTGGGTGAATACATCAAAGAAATGGGCTACACGCACATTGAGCTTCTGCCTATCACTGAATTTCCATACGATCCCTCATGGGGCTATCAAGCAACAGGCTACTTTGCTCCAAGCTCTAGATTTGGTACCCCTGCAGATTTTGCCTACTTCATAAACCACCTACATGAACTTGAAATCGGCGTCTTAATCGACTGGGTTCCTGCCCATTTCCCCACAGATCGCCATGCCCTGGGAAAATTTGACGGCAGCTCACTCTACGAACACGATAATCCTGACGAAGGCTATCACCCCGATTGGAAGACCTTTATATTTAACTTTGGAAGAACAGAGGTCTCTAACTTCTTAATATCTTCAGCCCTGTACTGGCTCAAAGAATTCCACATCGACGGGCTAAGAGTTGATGCCGTTGCATCCATGCTTTATCGTGACTACTCTCGCAACGAAGGAGAATGGCGCACAAACAAAGATGGCGGCCGAGAAAACTACGAAGCCATTGAATTCTTGCAGCGATTAAATACCCTCGCTCACGAAACATGCCCTGGCACAATGGTTATTGCTGAAGAGTCAACCGCATTTCCAAAAGTCTCCAGACCTACCTACGACAATGGCCTCGGCTTCACAATGAAATGGAATATGGGCTGGATGCATGACACCTTAGAATATTTTTCCACTGAACCCGTACACCGTAAACACCACCAAAACCAACTAACTTTCTCACTTGTTTACGCCTTCAACGAAAATTTTGTTCTACCCCTCAGCCATGATGAAGTTGTCCACGGAAAAGGATCCTTAATCAACAAAATGCCTGGGGATATCTGGCAAAAATTTGCCAACCTAAGATGCCTATATGCCTATATGTATGCTCACCCGGGTAAAAAAATCATCTTCATGGGATGCGAACTTGCACAATGGAGCGAATGGAGCGAAGCAAAAAGCTTAGATTGGGCGACACTAAACAACGACAACCACAAAGGTATGCAAGAATTCAGTAAAAGTCTTAACCATATCTATAAGCAAGAAAACTGCTTCTGGGAAAATGATTTTAGCCACGAAGGCTTTGAATGGGTTGATGCACAAGATAATGAACAAAGCGTACTGTCGTTCCTAAGGAAAAACAATGCTAAGGAAAGCATCCTATGCGTAATGAACCTAACCCCTGTCCCTAGAGACTCATACATCATAGGCGTCCCAACAGCGGGCAACTACCAGATCCTCCTAAACTCTGACGACGGCTCTTTCGGAGGCAGTAACTACTCCCCTAACAAATCCTATCATTCAAGCCCTATCACTGCACACAACAATAGCAACAGTATTTGCGTAGATCTGCCCCCCTATCCGTACTGTACCTAA
- a CDS encoding ankyrin repeat domain-containing protein, whose amino-acid sequence MIDFFRLVKDEKLADIYRALQDPNFEVNQKDLHGKVALHYALNLQIIRILVASGADVNVRDKKGLTPLDYAPNDKVEQTLTEFDAVNGEPIILKEDVDFQRRQKVKDEEKRAELEEKKRLQAEVEAEHKAEILKRREERKAETAKRNAAKKAQAKAEKELKAQRQAMLKKKDS is encoded by the coding sequence ATGATTGATTTTTTTAGACTCGTTAAAGATGAGAAGCTTGCAGATATCTATAGGGCTTTACAGGATCCTAATTTTGAAGTAAATCAAAAAGATTTACATGGCAAAGTTGCACTACATTATGCTTTGAATTTGCAGATCATAAGGATTTTAGTTGCTAGTGGTGCGGATGTTAATGTAAGAGATAAAAAGGGTTTAACTCCATTGGACTACGCTCCCAATGATAAGGTTGAACAAACTCTTACGGAGTTTGACGCTGTGAATGGCGAGCCTATTATTTTGAAAGAAGATGTTGACTTTCAGCGCCGCCAAAAGGTTAAAGACGAAGAGAAGAGAGCTGAATTGGAAGAGAAGAAGAGACTTCAAGCTGAAGTGGAAGCTGAGCATAAGGCTGAAATTCTGAAAAGAAGAGAAGAAAGAAAAGCTGAGACAGCGAAGCGAAATGCTGCTAAGAAAGCTCAGGCAAAAGCTGAAAAAGAGCTTAAAGCTCAGCGTCAAGCGATGTTAAAAAAGAAGGATAGTTAG
- a CDS encoding DUF1189 family protein — protein MQKITKFFKSYTHFYQKEQHLHALSKWRNGLLFLLVLSIYSAILPWWTAKKNFNHFYSTQVAPLLIQAPDLYIKNDEISITNKIEIKSSESDNTIILINKELDLESNIPIQISEDKLAILHPDFTQILYLSTFSQLEKTQHFLTDSEEREEIPLKDYLQKNSDFIRSIQIHQFFASVRSLFFTNIIQCAFLAGLFFFLHRRIVRAPFMDFFKISILACVPFSLTLALFLFYENVSFFATLIPTILHFIFFFRAIPSLIEFQEGKALK, from the coding sequence ATGCAGAAGATCACTAAGTTCTTCAAGTCATACACCCACTTTTACCAAAAAGAGCAACACCTACACGCCCTCTCAAAATGGCGCAATGGCTTGCTCTTTCTTTTGGTCTTATCTATTTATTCCGCCATTTTACCCTGGTGGACTGCAAAAAAGAACTTTAATCACTTCTACTCAACACAGGTCGCCCCACTACTGATACAAGCTCCAGATTTATACATTAAAAATGATGAAATTTCGATAACAAATAAAATCGAAATAAAGTCTTCCGAAAGTGACAACACAATTATTTTAATAAACAAAGAACTTGACCTAGAGAGTAATATCCCCATACAAATTAGCGAAGACAAGCTCGCCATCTTACACCCAGATTTTACTCAAATTCTTTACCTAAGCACATTTTCTCAACTAGAGAAAACCCAGCATTTCCTGACCGATTCAGAAGAAAGAGAGGAAATACCCTTAAAGGATTACCTGCAAAAAAATTCAGATTTCATTAGAAGCATCCAGATCCATCAATTCTTTGCTTCCGTACGCTCGCTGTTCTTTACCAATATCATTCAATGTGCCTTTTTAGCAGGCTTATTCTTTTTCCTGCACCGAAGAATTGTCCGAGCCCCCTTCATGGATTTTTTTAAAATCAGCATCCTTGCCTGCGTTCCATTTTCTCTCACCTTGGCACTTTTTCTTTTCTACGAAAACGTTTCTTTCTTTGCCACACTCATCCCTACCATTCTGCATTTTATTTTCTTTTTTCGAGCTATCCCTTCTCTCATCGAATTCCAAGAAGGCAAAGCACTGAAATAA
- a CDS encoding lyase family protein, with protein MAIWSTSANDEGFNSRLHEICFKTNLDYDNKLLPWDIIALISHGRMLEKCKLITSADAKLIEIHLQEMKIEALEGTLKMLPEMEDCHSLIEDELIKRAGDAGKQLYMARSRNDQVVSATRLFGKNKLIAIKATLKDFIDELLKFAKKYEITPMPGYTHTQRAMPSSIGLWASSFAEILINQKETIDAAISLNDVNVLGSAAGYGTAFPIDREFVTRDLGLARTQVNSLSCQLSRGQVECQTLQALWGTMFVINRLANDMVWMTSAEFDFFDVNKSCTTGSSIMPNKKNLDPCEIIRSRYHLFTGQISQAQGVISNLFSGYNSDYQETKGVFMEGLTLVEESLEAMGIIISNTDIKEERLLSFFSKDIYATDLVNRQVLAGKTFRDAYIEVKQSLDSVALEDPYENIKGKTHLGAPGNPGVDILIERLSDFI; from the coding sequence ATGGCTATCTGGTCAACCTCAGCAAACGATGAAGGCTTCAACTCACGCCTGCATGAAATCTGCTTCAAAACCAACCTTGATTACGACAATAAACTACTTCCCTGGGATATCATTGCTCTGATTTCTCATGGACGAATGCTCGAAAAATGCAAGCTCATTACTAGCGCCGACGCCAAACTCATTGAGATCCATTTACAGGAAATGAAAATTGAGGCACTCGAAGGCACGCTCAAAATGCTTCCCGAGATGGAGGATTGCCACTCCCTTATTGAAGACGAACTCATTAAGCGTGCTGGCGACGCTGGAAAACAACTCTACATGGCAAGAAGTCGCAATGACCAAGTCGTTTCGGCAACTAGGCTCTTTGGCAAAAATAAATTAATTGCAATTAAAGCCACTCTGAAAGATTTTATTGATGAGCTTTTAAAATTTGCCAAGAAATACGAAATTACACCCATGCCTGGCTACACTCACACACAACGTGCAATGCCTTCTTCTATCGGTCTATGGGCTTCATCTTTTGCCGAAATCCTCATTAACCAAAAAGAAACTATCGACGCAGCCATTTCACTTAACGACGTCAATGTTTTAGGTTCAGCTGCAGGCTACGGTACTGCCTTCCCTATTGACAGAGAATTTGTCACTCGAGACTTAGGCCTTGCCCGCACACAAGTGAACTCCCTTTCCTGCCAGCTTAGTAGAGGTCAAGTTGAATGCCAAACACTCCAAGCTCTATGGGGAACCATGTTTGTCATCAATAGACTTGCGAATGATATGGTCTGGATGACAAGTGCTGAATTCGATTTCTTCGATGTCAATAAATCCTGTACTACTGGCTCTAGCATAATGCCCAATAAAAAGAATCTTGACCCCTGCGAAATCATTCGTAGCCGCTACCACCTCTTTACCGGTCAAATCAGCCAGGCTCAAGGCGTGATTTCAAATCTATTTTCTGGATACAATAGTGATTACCAAGAAACGAAAGGCGTCTTCATGGAAGGCCTAACCCTCGTAGAAGAATCACTAGAGGCCATGGGCATCATCATCTCCAATACTGACATCAAAGAAGAGCGTTTATTGAGCTTTTTCTCAAAAGATATTTACGCTACTGACCTAGTTAATCGTCAGGTCTTAGCGGGTAAAACTTTCCGAGATGCCTATATTGAAGTTAAGCAATCTTTAGATTCAGTTGCCCTCGAAGATCCCTACGAAAACATCAAAGGAAAAACTCACCTCGGAGCCCCAGGTAATCCCGGCGTGGATATCCTTATAGAACGCCTTTCAGATTTCATTTGA
- a CDS encoding EboA domain-containing protein, with protein MKNTAAIKSILLIHAPKQGRALAYYDFLETVNPSQKDFLIQFSGVPRKLGRHTPDYTDQEILQLNELAPALALLSIGNLGRVLLAANLASTEDIQEVLLRGDDFEKAAVLLALNFRDDGKQLHLDVVNVCRTNSLDTYKALALNNPYPANNFTEDEFIQLTLKVLFMGLPFDQIHGLEKRCNQKLIEAVLFFYTERTAAKRIVPDICINFLKEKNAL; from the coding sequence ATGAAAAATACAGCCGCAATAAAATCTATTTTACTTATCCATGCTCCCAAGCAAGGAAGAGCCCTAGCCTATTATGATTTTCTGGAGACTGTAAATCCTAGTCAAAAAGATTTCCTCATTCAGTTTTCAGGTGTCCCCCGTAAACTAGGACGCCACACCCCAGACTATACAGACCAAGAAATTCTTCAGTTAAACGAATTAGCACCTGCCTTAGCCTTACTCAGTATCGGCAATCTCGGTCGAGTCTTATTAGCAGCAAACCTTGCTAGTACAGAAGACATTCAAGAAGTCTTACTTAGAGGCGATGATTTTGAAAAAGCCGCGGTACTACTTGCCCTGAATTTTCGGGATGACGGCAAGCAATTACACTTAGACGTCGTCAACGTTTGTCGCACTAACTCTTTAGATACCTATAAAGCCTTGGCACTGAATAACCCTTATCCAGCAAATAATTTTACTGAAGACGAATTCATTCAACTCACCCTAAAAGTTCTCTTTATGGGCTTACCCTTCGATCAAATTCACGGCCTAGAAAAGCGCTGTAATCAAAAATTGATCGAAGCTGTTTTATTCTTTTACACTGAGCGCACTGCTGCGAAACGCATTGTTCCAGATATTTGTATTAATTTTCTTAAGGAGAAAAATGCTCTATGA
- a CDS encoding TatD family hydrolase: MKYFDPHIHMSSRTTDDYIAMYKSGIRAVIEPAFWLGQPRTHAGSFDDYFQSITGWERFRASQFGIRHFCTICLNAKEANNPEYADKVLELLPLYLEKDNVVGIGEIGYDDMTDHEHMLFKVQLEMAKERNLPVIVHTPHRDKLNGTKATIDLIREVGIDETLVVIDHNNEETLPLVLETNCWAGHTIYPYSKMDADRMVELIQQYGSDRILVNSSADWGVSNPLAVPVTAGLMKEQNFSDEIITKVMWENPIALFEKSGAFTKAELETELEFDQSLLFHGNSVLRGQRPEKRTND, translated from the coding sequence ATGAAATACTTCGATCCACATATCCACATGTCTTCTCGTACGACTGATGATTACATCGCCATGTATAAATCCGGCATCCGTGCTGTAATCGAACCCGCTTTCTGGCTAGGACAGCCCAGGACTCATGCAGGCTCTTTTGATGACTACTTCCAATCTATTACTGGCTGGGAACGTTTCCGCGCATCACAATTTGGCATTCGCCATTTTTGTACCATTTGTCTTAATGCAAAAGAAGCCAACAATCCAGAATATGCCGATAAAGTTCTAGAGTTATTACCCTTATATCTCGAAAAAGACAATGTTGTCGGCATCGGTGAAATTGGTTATGACGACATGACTGATCACGAACACATGCTCTTCAAAGTTCAACTAGAAATGGCAAAAGAACGTAACTTACCCGTCATCGTTCATACTCCTCACCGTGATAAATTAAATGGCACTAAAGCTACTATCGATCTCATCCGCGAAGTTGGTATTGATGAGACCTTAGTCGTCATTGATCACAATAACGAAGAAACCCTCCCTTTAGTTTTAGAAACTAATTGCTGGGCAGGACACACCATTTATCCATACTCAAAAATGGATGCCGATCGTATGGTCGAACTCATCCAGCAGTATGGCTCTGATCGTATTCTCGTCAATAGTTCTGCTGACTGGGGCGTTTCAAATCCCTTAGCAGTCCCTGTTACGGCAGGACTCATGAAAGAGCAGAACTTTAGTGATGAAATCATTACTAAAGTGATGTGGGAAAACCCTATCGCACTTTTTGAAAAATCAGGCGCTTTCACAAAAGCTGAACTCGAAACAGAACTCGAATTTGATCAAAGTTTGCTCTTTCACGGAAACTCAGTTCTCCGTGGTCAACGCCCTGAAAAAAGAACTAATGATTAA
- a CDS encoding LptA/OstA family protein, whose amino-acid sequence MIKLLFLLLFGLTAFAEVDATKASITEKPVNKETEEVIITSDTLDFFNQEQKRMAIFEHNVVVIRGKMTITAKKMTAYFNSKNEIHLIIAEGDVVITEEDNKSTSQKVAYSPKEKKIILIRKPVIYMNENKIEARRITIYQESGDIFFDEPIMHTLVKNEQIK is encoded by the coding sequence ATGATTAAACTACTTTTTCTTTTATTATTCGGCCTCACTGCTTTTGCTGAGGTCGATGCTACAAAGGCTTCAATCACCGAAAAGCCGGTAAATAAAGAAACTGAAGAAGTTATCATTACTTCTGACACTCTTGATTTCTTTAATCAAGAGCAAAAACGCATGGCTATTTTTGAGCATAACGTTGTAGTCATCAGAGGGAAAATGACCATAACTGCAAAAAAAATGACTGCTTACTTCAATAGCAAAAATGAGATTCATCTCATCATTGCAGAAGGAGATGTGGTCATAACTGAAGAAGATAATAAATCCACTTCACAAAAAGTGGCCTACTCCCCCAAAGAAAAGAAAATTATCCTCATTCGGAAACCCGTGATTTACATGAATGAAAATAAAATTGAAGCTCGCCGAATTACTATCTACCAAGAAAGTGGCGACATCTTTTTTGACGAACCTATAATGCACACTTTAGTCAAAAATGAGCAAATTAAGTAA
- the ttcA gene encoding tRNA 2-thiocytidine(32) synthetase TtcA — MSKLSNTIRKQVSKALNDYNMIADGDQIMVACSGGKDSSILLLALEEIRKKSPIKFTLHPVMLDQKQPGFDAVEFIHFMREHNLNITLLQEDTYSIVKEKTPEGKAFCGICSRLRRGILYTYAKKHQYNSIALGHHRDDMNQTLLMNLFFAGKIAGMPPKLKSDDGENIVIRPLAYCAESDLIALAKEYDFPVVPCNLCGTQSNLQRQEMKKMLQQMELNHPNIGAVMQNAQANVRPSQLADHNLWDFSTL; from the coding sequence ATGAGCAAATTAAGTAATACCATACGCAAGCAAGTTTCTAAGGCCCTCAACGATTACAATATGATTGCTGATGGTGACCAGATAATGGTAGCCTGCTCAGGTGGCAAAGATTCTTCTATACTACTTCTGGCCCTAGAAGAAATTCGCAAAAAAAGCCCCATTAAATTCACGCTGCATCCCGTTATGCTCGATCAAAAGCAACCGGGGTTTGATGCCGTTGAATTCATTCATTTCATGCGCGAACACAATTTGAATATCACCCTCCTACAAGAAGATACTTATTCGATCGTCAAAGAGAAAACCCCCGAGGGCAAAGCTTTCTGTGGCATCTGCTCACGTCTTCGACGTGGAATTCTCTATACATACGCTAAAAAACATCAGTATAACAGCATTGCCTTAGGTCATCATCGCGATGATATGAATCAAACTTTGTTAATGAACCTCTTCTTCGCAGGTAAAATCGCTGGCATGCCACCTAAATTAAAGTCTGACGATGGAGAGAATATTGTCATTCGCCCCTTAGCCTATTGTGCTGAAAGTGATTTAATTGCATTAGCCAAAGAATATGACTTTCCTGTAGTCCCCTGCAATCTTTGCGGAACACAGAGCAATTTACAACGCCAAGAAATGAAAAAGATGCTTCAGCAAATGGAACTCAATCACCCAAATATTGGTGCCGTCATGCAAAACGCCCAAGCAAATGTGCGACCATCGCAACTAGCCGATCATAATCTTTGGGATTTCTCCACGCTCTAA
- a CDS encoding SLC13 family permease, with product MQLSSRRHLKQLMGVYQAHPYRDGIKIVFLLGMSLLASFYPEYGGMPIPERRALFILLLSASMWMTEALPAFAVGFLVIGLSIFLLSPERGGEIPWQTFTNTWSSPIIWLFLGGLILARAAEKTGVNKRVSSMLLSKLGDSHSLLLFGIMFLSFIFSNFMSNTATAAMMLGLMGPVLANFAKADRRKKAYIMAVPLGANIGGMGSIIGTPPNAVAAALLGERGEAVDFLTWMWYGMPPAIVCLFVLWFYLRTTYDCKGKNETKFDFEQVPINKTSAYVIAVFLLTVILWCTGSLHGIPASVVAFVPIVLLPLNGVIEADDMRQLPWDVLILLAGGLTLGVAVETSGLAHTLVEAMPSVGDNMFVLVIMMAIMACIVSNFMSNTAAANIIMPIAAAMAVGHEKPMLVAIALASSTAMCMPVSTPPNALASSSGLLKASDFLITGIIAAIVGVTSSLIWIRFILW from the coding sequence ATGCAGTTAAGTTCGAGACGTCATTTGAAGCAGTTGATGGGTGTTTATCAGGCACACCCCTATCGAGATGGCATAAAAATCGTTTTTCTATTGGGGATGAGCTTATTAGCCTCCTTTTACCCAGAATATGGTGGGATGCCTATACCCGAACGTCGAGCTTTGTTTATTTTACTTTTGTCAGCGAGTATGTGGATGACGGAAGCGCTACCGGCATTTGCGGTGGGTTTCTTAGTGATAGGGCTTTCTATTTTCCTGCTATCTCCAGAGAGAGGAGGCGAAATTCCGTGGCAAACTTTTACAAATACTTGGTCGAGTCCGATTATATGGTTGTTTCTAGGCGGCTTGATTTTAGCGCGAGCGGCAGAGAAGACGGGGGTGAACAAGCGCGTTTCATCAATGCTACTAAGTAAATTGGGCGACTCTCATTCACTTTTGTTATTTGGGATCATGTTTCTGAGTTTTATTTTTTCAAATTTCATGAGCAATACAGCTACAGCGGCAATGATGCTGGGCTTAATGGGTCCAGTCTTAGCTAACTTCGCCAAAGCAGATAGAAGAAAGAAAGCCTACATAATGGCTGTACCTCTAGGAGCTAATATTGGTGGGATGGGCAGTATAATTGGGACACCTCCAAATGCGGTCGCCGCTGCATTGCTAGGAGAGAGGGGCGAAGCCGTAGATTTCTTGACTTGGATGTGGTATGGCATGCCTCCAGCCATAGTTTGTTTATTTGTGCTGTGGTTTTATCTGCGCACTACTTATGATTGTAAGGGCAAGAACGAAACTAAGTTTGATTTTGAACAAGTGCCTATCAATAAAACCTCAGCTTATGTGATAGCGGTATTTTTGTTGACTGTAATTCTATGGTGTACTGGGAGCTTACATGGAATTCCGGCATCAGTAGTCGCCTTTGTACCCATAGTCTTACTCCCTTTGAATGGTGTGATAGAGGCAGATGATATGCGCCAGTTACCCTGGGATGTCCTCATTTTACTGGCGGGTGGTCTGACTCTGGGTGTGGCAGTGGAAACAAGCGGTTTGGCTCATACTTTGGTGGAAGCCATGCCGAGTGTCGGAGATAATATGTTTGTACTGGTAATTATGATGGCGATCATGGCCTGTATAGTTTCAAACTTCATGAGTAATACTGCGGCCGCTAATATTATTATGCCGATAGCTGCAGCAATGGCTGTAGGTCATGAAAAGCCTATGTTGGTGGCAATCGCCTTAGCTTCGTCAACGGCGATGTGTATGCCTGTTTCTACGCCCCCTAATGCGCTTGCATCTTCGTCGGGCTTATTGAAAGCTAGTGATTTTTTAATAACGGGAATAATTGCCGCTATAGTGGGAGTGACTTCGTCTTTAATTTGGATTCGCTTTATTCTTTGGTAA
- a CDS encoding LysM peptidoglycan-binding domain-containing protein, giving the protein MKIKSFALFIAVLAVHFIVGGVTWVVTRHAGEPTAGEAQKIEQAQNENAESNSSNPPSVNQVVPSPRNSPTVPSTRTKSYVVKSGDRLSVIAGRHGVSITKLMTVNNIKDQNRIFIGQKLTIPLD; this is encoded by the coding sequence ATGAAAATCAAATCATTCGCTTTGTTTATTGCTGTTCTGGCGGTGCATTTTATTGTTGGAGGAGTGACATGGGTCGTGACTCGTCACGCTGGTGAGCCTACGGCAGGAGAAGCTCAGAAAATCGAGCAGGCGCAAAATGAAAACGCTGAATCAAATTCTTCCAATCCACCAAGTGTAAATCAAGTAGTACCAAGTCCCCGTAATTCACCCACTGTTCCGAGTACGAGAACTAAAAGCTACGTGGTGAAAAGTGGCGATCGTCTATCTGTGATTGCAGGGAGACATGGGGTGAGTATTACGAAATTGATGACAGTGAATAATATTAAAGATCAAAACCGTATTTTTATTGGTCAAAAACTGACAATTCCCCTAGATTAG
- a CDS encoding PTS sugar transporter subunit IIA gives MPYSILNMNEAADYLHLSINELEKLVNKRSIPFDRSRGQIVFRKIELRDWSNQVMLDSCKKTITAAHKRIDLHLFETPDDNKAFLSKSIFPGCMIPDLAGKTRKKILQTLAQAAFDTSYATDENEIFRLLEEREELCPTGIAGGIAIPHTRVHSPYLYLENMILIGKTDRGIPFGAADHKMTDIFVMPCTVDDRHHLYMLSRIALLFQTTDLANKLREAHSADEMEDALKECEKEIIQPKK, from the coding sequence ATGCCTTACTCAATACTTAACATGAACGAAGCTGCAGATTACCTACATCTCAGTATAAATGAACTCGAAAAGTTAGTCAATAAGCGAAGTATTCCTTTTGACCGCTCAAGAGGCCAAATAGTTTTTAGAAAAATCGAATTACGTGATTGGTCGAATCAAGTAATGTTGGATTCCTGTAAAAAAACAATTACCGCCGCCCACAAAAGAATTGATTTACACCTTTTTGAAACTCCTGACGATAACAAAGCTTTCCTTTCTAAGAGCATTTTTCCAGGCTGCATGATCCCAGACCTTGCAGGTAAAACACGTAAAAAAATTCTTCAAACTTTAGCTCAGGCCGCTTTTGACACCAGCTATGCTACTGATGAAAATGAGATTTTTCGTTTATTAGAAGAAAGAGAAGAACTCTGTCCCACTGGCATTGCAGGCGGTATTGCCATTCCACATACTCGTGTGCACAGCCCTTATCTCTATCTTGAAAATATGATTCTCATTGGCAAAACAGATAGAGGCATCCCCTTTGGCGCCGCCGATCACAAAATGACCGACATCTTTGTCATGCCCTGCACGGTTGATGATCGTCACCACTTATACATGCTCTCAAGAATTGCTCTACTCTTTCAAACTACTGACTTAGCTAATAAACTTCGCGAAGCTCACAGCGCTGATGAAATGGAAGATGCTTTAAAAGAATGTGAAAAAGAAATCATACAGCCAAAAAAATGA